A window of the Tachysurus fulvidraco isolate hzauxx_2018 chromosome 6, HZAU_PFXX_2.0, whole genome shotgun sequence genome harbors these coding sequences:
- the abhd13 gene encoding protein ABHD13: MEKSWRFWGTLERCLLTVGSWVWGVCRISLLALILTFHLYGGILLLCLILASVAGILYKFQDVLLYFPDQPSSSRLYVPMPTGIPNESVYIRTKDGVQLNLILLRYTGENPALVPTILYFHGNAGNIGHRVPNALLMLVNLKANVVLVDYRGYGKSDGEPSEEGLYQDAEATLDYVMSRPDIDKTKIILFGRSLGGAVAIRLASVNPHRVAAIMVENTFLSIPHMASTLFSFLPMRYLPVWCYKNKFLSYRYVTLCRMPSLFISGLSDQLIPPVMMKQLYELSPARTKRLGIFPEGTHNDTWQCQGYFAALEQFIKELLKGHAQEEASQGSASVTII, translated from the coding sequence ATGGAGAAGTCATGGAGGTTTTGGGGGACACTGGAGCGATGCCTGCTGACTGTGGGCTCGTGGGTTTGGGGAGTTTGCCGAATCTCACTGCTGGCACTTATCCTTACCTTCCACCTCTATGGAGGCATCTTGTTGCTGTGTCTCATATTGGCTTCTGTGGCTGGGATCCTGTACAAATTCCAGGATGTGTTGCTGTATTTTCCTGATCAGCCTTCCTCCTCACGCCTTTATGTTCCCATGCCTACTGGAATTCCAAACGAGAGTGTCTATATACGTACTAAAGACGGTGTGCAGCTCAACCTAATTTTGCTACGCTACACAGGTGAAAATCCTGCTCTAGTTCCCACCATTTTGTATTTTCATGGCAATGCAGGGAACATCGGACACCGTGTACCTAATGCACTGCTCATGCTCGTTAACCTAAAAGCTAACGTGGTTCTGGTAGACTACAGAGGTTATGGAAAAAGTGATGGTGAGCCAAGTGAAGAGGGACTCTATCAGGATGCTGAGGCCACACTTGACTATGTCATGTCACGGCCTGACATTGACAAGACAAAAATCATATTGTTCGGCCGGTCTCTGGGTGGCGCTGTGGCCATCAGGTTGGCCTCAGTTAACCCACACCGTGTGGCGGCTATAATGGTGGAGAACACATTCTTGAGCATCCCACACATGGCGTCTACactcttttccttccttcccatGCGCTACCTTCCTGTATGGTGCTATAAGAACAAATTCCTTTCCTACAGGTATGTGACTCTATGCCGTATGCCCTCACTTTTCATTTCGGGCCTGTCGGACCAGCTTATCCCGCCTGTCATGATGAAACAGCTATACGAGCTGTCGCCTGCGCGGACTAAGCGCCTTGGCATCTTTCCTGAGGGAACGCACAACGACACCTGGCAGTGCCAGGGTTATTTTGCTGCTCTTGAGCAGTTTATTAAAGAGCTGCTCAAGGGCCATGCGCAGGAAGAAGCATCCCAGGGCTCTGCAAGTGTCACCATCATTTAG